The segment GCCGGGACATAGCAATGAACGGCAAACCGATTCCGTAAGCCATAAGAGCCTGCGCTGTGGCAGAAACCGCCTTTGCATCAAAGGCCCCGCGCTCAAAAAGCAATCCTATAAGCGGCTCAGCAAGGGAAACAAGGCCAGCCATGGCGGGCAGGGAAATGAACAGGATGAGGCCCACACTCTGCTTGAGGGTCTGGGCAAAATCATCATGCTGCCCTTCCACATAAAGCTTTGCCAGACTTGGCAGGGCTGCAGTGCCTACCGCGATTCCAAACACACCAAGCGGAAACTGCACCAGACGGTCGGCATAATAAAGATAGGAAACCGATCCCACGGGTAAAAAAGAGGCCAGCAGCGTACCGAGAACCACGTTGATCTGATAGACCGCCGCGCCCAGTACCGTGGGCAGCATGAGCTTGCCCATGCGCTTCACGCCGGGGTTGTCCAGTTCTGCCTTACCACGCCAATGCAGCCCCATACGCTTGAGATAGGGCTGTTGCAGCATCCATTGCAGCACTCCGCCAATGAGTACACCCCAAGCCATGAACAGGGCTACGCTGTTCCCGGTAAAATAACCGATCAAGGCCGAGCTAATCAGGGCCACGTTGAGCATGCACGGAGCCAGTGCCGGAGCCAGAAAATGGCCCATGCTGTTCAGGATGCCCATGCAAAGCGCAACACCGCAAATAAAAATAACATAAGGGAAACAGACTCTTACCAGATCAACTGTAAGAGACATCAACACGGGGTTGTCGCCAAAGCCCGGTGCAATGAGCAGGACCAGATATTTCGCGCCCACAATTGCAAGCACGGTCAGTACGCCGAGGATGAGCAGCAGCCAAAGCATGGCTGATCTAGCCATTTCAAAGGCCGCGCCTTCGCCCTTTTCTTTGCGCACCCGGCTGAAAACCGGGACAAAAGCCATAGTCAGCGACCCTTCCCCGAACAAACGGCGCAGCAGGTTAGGAATGCGAAAGGCCACAAAGAATGCATCCGCAGGCAAGCCCGCACCAAGGGCGAACGCAACAATAAGGTCCCTGGCAAAGCCAAGGACCCTTGAAAGCAAAGTTGCCCCGGCTACTACCGAGGCATTGCGCACTATTTTGCTGGATTCAGCTGTCATAAATTACTAATCACTCATTTTCTGGCAATTACTGCAATAAGT is part of the Desulfovibrio sp. JC022 genome and harbors:
- the murJ gene encoding murein biosynthesis integral membrane protein MurJ is translated as MTAESSKIVRNASVVAGATLLSRVLGFARDLIVAFALGAGLPADAFFVAFRIPNLLRRLFGEGSLTMAFVPVFSRVRKEKGEGAAFEMARSAMLWLLLILGVLTVLAIVGAKYLVLLIAPGFGDNPVLMSLTVDLVRVCFPYVIFICGVALCMGILNSMGHFLAPALAPCMLNVALISSALIGYFTGNSVALFMAWGVLIGGVLQWMLQQPYLKRMGLHWRGKAELDNPGVKRMGKLMLPTVLGAAVYQINVVLGTLLASFLPVGSVSYLYYADRLVQFPLGVFGIAVGTAALPSLAKLYVEGQHDDFAQTLKQSVGLILFISLPAMAGLVSLAEPLIGLLFERGAFDAKAVSATAQALMAYGIGLPFIAMSRPLVSAFYAQEDTRTPVKVAILCLLVNVGVGYFLMQHIAHVGLALAVSLSSMLNCLFLAIIMGRRTGLFPLPFVSVAKSVLLSALIGAGAWYSTRYDILWCALIPVWVAVYGAGSLLLKSDDARMLIGALRRRQG